A single genomic interval of Gloeocapsa sp. PCC 73106 harbors:
- a CDS encoding integrin alpha, with amino-acid sequence MYKKANDIILNHLLIDILRIMYYNYYFKRVSSTLDLSTLNGTNGFTLNGVAVNDSSGGSVSSAGDINGDGIDDLIIGAFGADPNGNSSGSSYVVFGAAPPTITLSVAPASVNEDGSDNLVYTFTRTGNTSTALNDVNFNVGGEAIFNNDYTQTG; translated from the coding sequence ATGTATAAAAAAGCTAATGACATAATTCTTAACCATTTATTGATAGACATACTACGAATTATGTACTACAACTATTATTTTAAACGTGTTAGTTCTACCTTGGACCTCTCTACTCTCAACGGTACCAACGGCTTTACTCTCAATGGGGTTGCCGTAAATGACAGTTCAGGCGGATCAGTAAGTAGTGCAGGGGATATCAACGGCGATGGTATCGATGACCTTATTATCGGCGCATTCGGTGCCGACCCCAATGGAAATTCTTCAGGGTCGAGTTACGTGGTCTTTGGCGCCGCACCTCCCACTATCACCCTTAGCGTAGCTCCAGCTAGCGTGAACGAAGATGGTAGTGACAACCTCGTCTACACCTTTACCCGCACAGGAAATACTAGTACCGCTCTCAATGATGTCAACTTCAACGTTGGGGGTGAAGCAATCTTTAACAATGATTACACCCAAACAGG